One window from the genome of Serinibacter salmoneus encodes:
- a CDS encoding TlpA family protein disulfide reductase, translating into MPEPLRTRAPHRGARRGPLAVLPALIALVAVPLLAGCAPEEADPAVANAGYEAGDGSYTSWGPGGRADAIDLTATTYDGEEISLADLRGDVVVLNYWYAACPPCRVEAEDLEAISKDYADQGVTFLGVNGRDDAATAQAFNDTFGVTYPSIDDRDAAAVAAMEGAVPLNAVPTTVVLDTSGRPAARILGIADDATLRGILDDTLAEG; encoded by the coding sequence GTGCCTGAACCACTGCGCACGCGTGCCCCACACCGGGGAGCGCGCCGCGGCCCGCTCGCCGTGCTCCCCGCCCTCATCGCCCTGGTCGCCGTGCCCCTGCTGGCGGGCTGCGCCCCCGAGGAGGCCGATCCCGCCGTCGCGAACGCGGGCTACGAGGCGGGGGACGGGTCCTACACCTCCTGGGGTCCCGGTGGTCGCGCTGATGCCATCGACCTGACCGCCACCACCTACGACGGCGAGGAGATCTCCCTCGCCGACCTGCGCGGTGACGTCGTGGTCCTCAACTACTGGTACGCCGCGTGCCCGCCGTGCCGGGTGGAGGCGGAGGACCTCGAGGCGATCTCGAAGGACTACGCCGACCAGGGCGTCACCTTCCTGGGCGTGAACGGCCGGGACGACGCCGCCACGGCCCAGGCGTTCAACGACACCTTCGGCGTCACCTACCCCAGCATCGACGACCGGGACGCCGCCGCCGTCGCCGCGATGGAGGGCGCCGTGCCGCTCAACGCGGTGCCCACCACCGTGGTGCTGGACACCTCCGGCAGGCCCGCGGCGCGGATCCTCGGGATCGCCGACGACGCCACCCTGCGCGGGATCCTCGACGACACCCTGGCCGAGGGCTGA
- a CDS encoding 1,4-dihydroxy-2-naphthoate polyprenyltransferase, with protein MATASQWVEGARPKTLPAAVAPVIVGTGAAAGLDAVDPLAALLCALLALALQVAVNYANDYSDGVRGTDEVRTGPMRLVGSGAASPAAVKRAALLSGLAAALIGVALCAYTERWWLLVVGAVSLVAAWGYTGGRRPYGYLGLGEVMVFVFFGLVATAGTTYAQAGTVSAGAWLGAIAIGSLACALLMVNNIRDVRTDAPAGKHTLAVRLGEERARAVFAGTLLVPFVAALGMIAVGGAEVPLRFAPILVLTALGPAIRLGQIVRAGAEGQALIAVLRDVGRLELMVSVALALGLWWSTQPGALA; from the coding sequence ATGGCCACCGCTTCCCAGTGGGTCGAGGGCGCACGCCCCAAGACCCTGCCCGCCGCCGTCGCCCCCGTCATCGTCGGGACCGGCGCCGCCGCCGGGCTCGACGCCGTCGATCCTCTCGCCGCGCTGCTGTGCGCGCTCCTCGCGCTCGCGCTGCAGGTGGCGGTGAACTACGCCAACGACTACTCCGACGGCGTGCGCGGCACCGATGAGGTCCGCACCGGCCCGATGCGCCTAGTGGGCTCCGGCGCCGCCTCCCCTGCGGCCGTCAAGCGTGCCGCGCTGCTCTCGGGCCTGGCCGCCGCCCTGATCGGCGTGGCCCTGTGCGCCTACACCGAGCGGTGGTGGCTGCTGGTGGTCGGCGCGGTGTCACTCGTCGCCGCCTGGGGGTACACCGGCGGCAGGCGCCCCTACGGCTACCTCGGGCTCGGGGAGGTCATGGTGTTCGTGTTCTTCGGGCTCGTGGCCACCGCCGGCACCACCTACGCCCAGGCGGGCACCGTGAGCGCGGGAGCATGGCTCGGGGCAATCGCGATCGGATCGCTCGCGTGCGCGCTGCTGATGGTGAACAACATCCGCGATGTCCGCACCGACGCGCCCGCGGGCAAGCACACCCTGGCGGTGCGCCTCGGGGAGGAACGGGCGCGCGCGGTGTTCGCGGGCACGCTGCTGGTGCCGTTCGTGGCGGCCTTGGGCATGATCGCCGTCGGCGGCGCGGAGGTACCGCTGCGGTTCGCGCCGATCCTCGTGCTCACGGCGCTGGGACCGGCGATCCGGCTGGGGCAGATCGTGCGGGCGGGCGCTGAGGGTCAGGCACTGATCGCCGTGCTGCGTGACGTGGGCCGCCTGGAGCTGATGGTCTCGGTGGCGCTCGCCCTGGGCCTGTGGTGGAGCACCCAGCCTGGCGCGCTGGCCTGA
- the ccsB gene encoding c-type cytochrome biogenesis protein CcsB has protein sequence MGDLGQASLYLVTGAMTAYLVSMIAFAIDLTGKAASRTPALVAAGASTAPTSTGVGAPDAPEATPSGRVRKAARIGMSTFWVATALLLAGLVTRGLAAGRVPWANMYEFTLVGILVASFVFLGIQRTRDVRYVGTFVAGAGVVGLFLALTVLYVDAEPVQPILENYWLVIHVAVATAGMGVFGVGAVFSGLQIAKDRAVTSGKEQGRVLSSLPAADVMDRLAYRINAVGFVLWTFTLISGAIWAEHAWSRYWGWDPKEVVSLIIWVIYAAYLHARATRGWEGRKASWFSIIGFIATLVNFYGVNLFVNSLHSYSGL, from the coding sequence ATGGGTGACCTCGGGCAGGCCAGCCTCTACCTCGTGACGGGCGCGATGACCGCCTACCTGGTCTCGATGATCGCGTTCGCGATCGACCTCACCGGCAAGGCGGCCTCACGCACACCCGCCCTGGTCGCCGCAGGAGCCTCCACTGCCCCGACGAGCACCGGCGTGGGTGCGCCCGACGCGCCGGAGGCGACGCCGTCGGGCAGGGTGCGCAAGGCCGCTCGGATCGGGATGTCCACCTTCTGGGTGGCCACCGCCCTGCTGCTCGCGGGCCTGGTGACCCGCGGGCTGGCTGCCGGCCGGGTGCCGTGGGCGAACATGTACGAGTTCACCCTCGTGGGCATCCTCGTGGCCTCCTTCGTGTTCCTCGGGATCCAGCGCACCCGCGACGTGCGCTACGTCGGCACGTTCGTGGCGGGCGCCGGGGTGGTCGGGCTGTTCCTCGCGCTCACGGTGCTCTACGTCGACGCCGAACCGGTGCAGCCGATCCTGGAGAACTACTGGCTCGTGATCCATGTGGCCGTGGCCACGGCGGGCATGGGGGTGTTCGGCGTCGGCGCCGTGTTCTCCGGCCTGCAGATCGCCAAGGACCGGGCCGTCACCTCCGGGAAGGAGCAGGGTCGCGTGCTCTCCTCCCTGCCCGCCGCCGACGTGATGGACCGCCTCGCCTACCGCATCAACGCCGTCGGGTTCGTGCTGTGGACCTTCACGCTGATCTCCGGCGCGATCTGGGCCGAGCACGCGTGGTCGCGGTACTGGGGGTGGGACCCCAAGGAGGTCGTCTCCCTCATCATCTGGGTGATCTACGCGGCCTACCTGCACGCGCGCGCCACCCGCGGCTGGGAGGGGCGCAAGGCCTCCTGGTTCTCCATCATCGGGTTCATCGCCACCCTGGTGAACTTCTACGGCGTGAACCTCTTCGTGAACTCCCTCCACAGCTACTCGGGCCTGTAG
- a CDS encoding DUF3048 domain-containing protein has translation MSSPGVGRMGAAAIAALLLAACAPDPVVVQPTDPATTVQPDTSVERSAAPEPVVPDSWPLTGIEGEVTARVAVAVKIENSSAARPQSGLEHADVVWEEMVEGGITRFNAVFNSSMPEGIGPIRSVRPMDAAIAAPLHGLLAFSGGQGVFIDQMIDAGLQVLDNDAGDPGMYRVSFRAMPHNVYGDVPVMADAAHADRAVPPPQQFAFTFGQQEPSAAAGSPTARIDLGFPAASPGWEWSAGESAWLRSERGAPSYSADDVRLSAANVVVLRVRVTNDGGVDPAGNPIPVTHLEGEGEALVASAGRSIEARWTKGAADEVLELVDGEGEEVLLEPGTTWVELLPLESSMSVS, from the coding sequence ATGTCCTCCCCCGGGGTCGGCCGCATGGGCGCGGCCGCGATCGCTGCGCTCCTGCTGGCCGCCTGCGCACCGGATCCCGTGGTGGTGCAGCCCACCGATCCCGCCACCACCGTGCAGCCGGACACCTCCGTGGAGCGCAGCGCGGCTCCCGAGCCGGTGGTCCCGGACTCCTGGCCCCTGACCGGCATCGAGGGGGAGGTCACGGCGCGGGTGGCGGTGGCGGTGAAGATCGAGAACTCCTCCGCGGCGCGCCCGCAGAGCGGCCTGGAACACGCCGACGTGGTCTGGGAGGAGATGGTGGAGGGCGGCATCACCCGCTTCAACGCGGTGTTCAACTCCTCGATGCCGGAGGGCATCGGGCCGATCCGCTCGGTGCGCCCGATGGATGCGGCGATCGCCGCGCCCTTGCACGGCCTGTTGGCGTTCTCCGGCGGCCAGGGCGTGTTCATCGATCAGATGATCGACGCGGGGCTGCAGGTGTTGGACAACGACGCCGGTGATCCCGGCATGTACCGGGTGTCCTTCCGGGCGATGCCGCACAACGTCTACGGCGACGTGCCGGTGATGGCCGACGCCGCGCACGCGGACCGCGCGGTGCCCCCGCCGCAGCAGTTCGCGTTCACCTTCGGGCAGCAGGAGCCGAGCGCCGCGGCGGGTTCCCCGACCGCACGGATCGACCTAGGTTTCCCCGCGGCCTCTCCGGGGTGGGAGTGGTCGGCTGGGGAGTCGGCCTGGCTGCGCAGCGAGCGAGGCGCACCGAGCTACTCGGCGGACGACGTGCGGCTCTCCGCCGCCAATGTGGTGGTGCTGCGGGTCCGGGTGACCAACGACGGCGGCGTGGATCCCGCGGGCAACCCCATCCCGGTGACCCACCTGGAGGGTGAGGGGGAGGCATTGGTGGCCTCCGCCGGGCGGTCCATCGAGGCGAGGTGGACCAAGGGGGCGGCCGATGAGGTGCTGGAACTGGTGGACGGCGAGGGCGAGGAGGTGCTGCTCGAACCGGGCACGACCTGGGTGGAGCTGCTCCCGCTCGAGTCCTCGATGTCGGTGTCCTGA
- a CDS encoding cytochrome c biogenesis CcdA family protein, which produces MDLSGLGATFSDTILSGPLLAALPVAIAAGLISFASPCVLPLVPGYLGYVSGATGVDLENPRGAQRGKLLIGVSLFIAGFSVVFVALSLVFVQVGAALAPWLDVVMRVLGVVVILMGLAYLGWLPFLQNEKRLHIQPRASLGGAALLGVTFGLGWVPCIGPTLSAITVLALPTGTPARGAILALAYCAGLGVPFLLIAMAFRRSARALGFMRRHRLTIMRIGGGMLVLLGVALVTGLWGRFAGLVQGWVASYGLVV; this is translated from the coding sequence GTGGACCTGAGCGGACTGGGTGCCACCTTCAGCGACACCATCCTGTCCGGCCCCCTGCTCGCGGCGCTGCCCGTGGCGATCGCTGCTGGCCTGATCTCCTTCGCCTCGCCGTGTGTGCTGCCGCTGGTGCCGGGCTACCTCGGCTACGTCAGCGGTGCCACGGGCGTGGACCTGGAGAACCCCCGTGGTGCGCAGCGCGGGAAGCTGCTGATCGGCGTCAGCCTGTTCATCGCCGGCTTCAGCGTGGTGTTCGTCGCGCTCTCGCTCGTGTTCGTCCAGGTCGGCGCCGCCCTCGCACCGTGGCTCGACGTGGTGATGCGGGTGCTGGGCGTCGTCGTGATCCTCATGGGCCTGGCCTACCTCGGGTGGCTCCCGTTCCTGCAGAACGAGAAGCGCCTGCACATCCAGCCGCGGGCCAGCCTCGGCGGCGCGGCCCTGCTCGGCGTGACGTTCGGCCTGGGGTGGGTGCCGTGCATCGGCCCGACCCTCTCGGCGATCACCGTGCTCGCCCTGCCGACCGGCACCCCGGCCCGCGGCGCGATCCTCGCACTGGCCTACTGTGCCGGGCTCGGGGTGCCGTTCCTGCTCATCGCGATGGCGTTCCGCCGCAGCGCGCGCGCCCTGGGCTTCATGCGGCGCCACCGCCTGACGATCATGCGGATCGGCGGCGGGATGCTGGTGCTGCTCGGCGTGGCCCTCGTCACCGGCCTGTGGGGTCGGTTCGCCGGCCTCGTGCAGGGCTGGGTGGCCTCCTACGGATTGGTGGTCTGA
- a CDS encoding DUF4229 domain-containing protein: MPLLRYTLLRLAVLVLACGLTWLLGLRGWLWIVAAVLIAGAVSYLVLPRQRVAAVTALENRAATRKRAQRRDEDADAEDAAIDGTEG, encoded by the coding sequence GTGCCACTCCTTCGCTACACCCTGCTCCGCCTCGCCGTCCTCGTGCTCGCCTGCGGGCTCACCTGGCTGCTCGGACTGCGTGGCTGGTTGTGGATCGTGGCGGCGGTGCTCATCGCTGGAGCGGTCTCCTATCTCGTGTTGCCACGGCAGCGGGTGGCCGCTGTCACCGCGCTGGAGAACCGCGCTGCCACGCGCAAGCGTGCGCAGCGGCGGGATGAGGACGCGGACGCAGAGGACGCGGCGATCGACGGTACCGAGGGCTGA
- a CDS encoding 1,4-dihydroxy-2-naphthoyl-CoA synthase: protein MSETASSFDPRRWRTVEGFDFTDITYHRGIAPGGGEDTAGPRDLPVVRIAFDRPEVRNAFRPHTVDELYRALDHARMTSDVGAVLLTGNGPSPKDGGWSFCSGGDQRVRGRDGYRYAVEDGGETSESVDPARAGRLHILEVQRLMRTMPKVVIAVVDGWAAGGGHSLNVVADLSLACRQHAAFMQTDANVGSFDAGYGSALLARQVGDKRAREIFFLARRYSAEEAERWGAVNEAVDHDHLEDVALQYAATIATKSPQAIRMLKFAFNLADDGMAGQQVFAGEATRLAYGTDEAAEGRDAFLERREPDWSGFPYAF, encoded by the coding sequence GTGAGCGAGACAGCGAGTTCCTTCGACCCCCGCCGGTGGCGCACCGTGGAGGGCTTCGACTTCACCGACATCACCTACCACCGCGGCATCGCGCCCGGTGGCGGCGAGGACACCGCCGGCCCACGCGACCTCCCGGTGGTCCGGATCGCCTTCGACCGCCCCGAGGTGCGCAACGCCTTCCGCCCCCACACGGTGGACGAGCTCTACCGCGCCCTCGATCACGCGCGGATGACCTCCGACGTGGGCGCCGTGCTGCTGACCGGCAACGGCCCCAGCCCCAAGGACGGCGGCTGGTCCTTCTGCTCCGGGGGCGACCAGCGGGTGCGTGGTCGCGACGGCTACCGGTACGCCGTCGAGGACGGCGGGGAGACCTCGGAGTCCGTGGACCCGGCGCGCGCCGGGCGCCTGCACATCCTGGAGGTGCAGCGACTGATGCGCACCATGCCCAAGGTGGTCATCGCCGTCGTGGACGGCTGGGCCGCGGGCGGCGGGCACAGCCTCAACGTGGTCGCCGACCTCTCCCTCGCCTGCCGCCAGCACGCCGCCTTCATGCAGACGGACGCCAACGTGGGCTCCTTCGACGCCGGGTACGGTTCGGCGCTGCTGGCGCGGCAGGTCGGGGACAAGCGCGCCCGCGAGATCTTCTTCCTCGCTCGGCGCTACAGCGCCGAGGAAGCCGAGCGCTGGGGCGCCGTGAACGAGGCGGTGGACCACGACCACCTGGAGGACGTGGCGCTGCAGTATGCCGCGACGATCGCGACCAAGTCGCCGCAGGCGATCCGGATGCTGAAGTTCGCCTTCAACCTCGCCGATGACGGCATGGCCGGTCAGCAGGTGTTCGCCGGGGAGGCCACGCGACTGGCCTACGGCACCGACGAGGCCGCCGAGGGGCGCGATGCGTTCCTGGAGCGCCGGGAACCGGACTGGAGCGGCTTCCCCTACGCCTTCTGA
- a CDS encoding MarR family winged helix-turn-helix transcriptional regulator, translating into MSDTRPPGAAHGDAGGDHVDSIQAQWRRARPDLDPSPQGVIGRVSRLADYLQGELTPVFARHGLGEGEFDVLAALRRSQVERMSCSQIGERTMVTSGAVTKRLDRLERAGLVARFRSESDGRGRDAALTARGREVIDAAFTEHMANEHRLLADLPDADRAALERILRAWLLRVED; encoded by the coding sequence ATGAGCGACACCCGGCCGCCTGGCGCGGCGCACGGCGACGCCGGTGGTGACCACGTGGACTCCATCCAGGCGCAGTGGCGCCGCGCCCGCCCGGACCTGGACCCCTCACCGCAGGGCGTGATCGGGCGGGTGTCCCGCCTCGCGGACTACCTCCAGGGCGAACTCACCCCGGTGTTCGCGCGCCACGGCCTCGGCGAGGGCGAGTTCGACGTCCTCGCCGCGCTGCGCCGCTCGCAGGTCGAGCGGATGTCCTGCTCCCAGATCGGGGAGCGCACCATGGTGACCTCCGGCGCCGTCACCAAGCGACTGGATCGGTTGGAACGCGCCGGGCTGGTGGCCCGGTTCCGCAGTGAGAGCGACGGCCGCGGCCGCGACGCCGCGCTCACCGCCCGCGGCCGCGAGGTGATCGACGCCGCCTTCACCGAGCACATGGCCAACGAGCACCGGTTGCTCGCGGACCTTCCCGATGCCGACCGCGCCGCGCTGGAGCGGATCCTGCGCGCATGGCTGCTGCGCGTGGAGGACTGA
- a CDS encoding AMP-binding protein: protein MPHDLPTSAPGRAADRGLRDLLAAALAGEGTLDLTGRTPQLVPRDPAGHAAPAAVLVATSGSTSGRPDRIAITASAIRASVAATQEALGGPGAWLLTLAPDHIAGLMVLARGLLGGGPVTHAAPGPFRPDSFVRDAERLAATAPGARRYVSLVPTQLRRVLSDPAARESAAGFEAILVGGSATPPAMLEQARAAGLAVVTTYGMTETCGGCLYDGVPVGAARADLIDPDRDGAGRIVLRGPQVALGRLASDGALLPFHGEVVTADRGRWERGADGVRRLRVLGRIDEVILSGGLNVDPHQVADVITRLDSVAEACVVGVPDPEWGQRVVAVVVPAATPHALTGSAGSLPDDVRAVCAAALPRGWAPQEVLVTDHLPTRGPGKVDRRAVAAYAVARLQGESRAASEDVTAEVSAPRDEESQRTN, encoded by the coding sequence GTGCCGCACGATCTCCCCACCTCCGCGCCCGGCCGGGCTGCCGACCGGGGCCTGCGGGATCTCTTGGCCGCGGCGCTGGCCGGGGAGGGCACCCTGGACCTCACCGGCAGGACTCCACAGCTCGTGCCACGGGATCCCGCCGGTCACGCTGCGCCGGCCGCCGTGCTGGTCGCCACCTCGGGCTCCACCAGCGGACGGCCCGACCGCATCGCGATCACTGCCTCGGCGATCCGCGCCTCGGTCGCGGCGACCCAGGAGGCCCTCGGCGGGCCGGGCGCGTGGTTGCTCACCCTCGCCCCGGATCACATCGCCGGCCTCATGGTGCTGGCGCGCGGACTGCTCGGCGGCGGGCCCGTCACGCACGCCGCCCCCGGGCCGTTCCGACCCGACTCCTTCGTCCGGGACGCGGAGCGACTGGCCGCCACGGCACCGGGAGCGCGCCGCTACGTCTCCCTGGTGCCGACCCAGCTGCGCCGGGTACTGAGCGACCCCGCGGCACGCGAGTCCGCCGCCGGGTTCGAGGCCATCCTGGTCGGCGGCTCCGCGACGCCCCCGGCCATGCTGGAGCAGGCCCGCGCGGCCGGCCTGGCCGTGGTGACCACCTACGGCATGACCGAGACGTGTGGCGGGTGCCTCTACGACGGCGTCCCCGTGGGCGCGGCACGCGCCGACCTGATCGACCCGGACCGCGACGGCGCGGGCCGGATCGTGCTGCGCGGCCCCCAGGTCGCGCTCGGCCGCCTCGCCTCCGACGGCGCCCTGCTCCCTTTCCATGGCGAGGTCGTCACCGCCGATCGTGGCCGCTGGGAACGCGGGGCCGACGGCGTGCGCCGCCTGCGCGTGCTCGGTCGGATCGACGAGGTGATCCTCAGCGGCGGCCTCAACGTGGACCCCCACCAGGTGGCGGACGTCATCACGCGGCTGGACTCGGTGGCGGAGGCGTGCGTGGTCGGCGTCCCCGACCCCGAGTGGGGGCAGCGGGTCGTGGCGGTCGTGGTGCCCGCAGCAACGCCGCACGCTCTGACAGGTTCCGCGGGCAGCCTGCCGGATGACGTCCGTGCGGTCTGTGCCGCTGCCCTGCCCCGCGGCTGGGCGCCGCAGGAGGTCCTGGTCACCGACCACCTGCCCACCCGGGGTCCCGGGAAGGTGGACCGCCGCGCGGTGGCCGCCTACGCCGTCGCGCGCCTCCAGGGCGAGTCGAGGGCGGCCAGCGAGGACGTCACGGCCGAGGTCTCGGCGCCGCGCGACGAGGAGTCGCAGCGGACGAACTAG
- a CDS encoding o-succinylbenzoate synthase gives MSDSPLVYSTPLRSRFRGLTTRDGVLLPGVAGWGEFSPFWDYDAPTSLPWLRAALETAERGWPRPLRDRIPVNVTVPAVGPERAHEIVTRSGGCTTAKVKVAERGQSLREAQARLEAVRDALGPAGRIRIDANAGWDLEEALAALAVLDRAAGGLEYVEQPCPSVADLAHVRRAQHVPVAADESIRRAEDPLAVKRAEAADIVVLKVQPLGGVRACLDLAEQVELPVVVSSALESSFGIAAGLALAAALPELPHACGLATVHLFERDAATTPLLPTDGTLPVLGAGDLTPREGLAGSVDPDGHHPGEVDPALRRAWLTRLQEVRALAGEGRG, from the coding sequence GTGTCCGACTCCCCGCTGGTCTACTCCACCCCGCTGCGCAGCAGGTTCCGGGGACTGACCACGCGGGACGGTGTGCTGCTACCCGGCGTGGCCGGCTGGGGAGAGTTCTCCCCGTTCTGGGACTACGACGCCCCCACCAGCCTGCCGTGGCTGCGCGCCGCCCTCGAGACCGCCGAGCGCGGCTGGCCGCGGCCGCTGCGCGATCGAATCCCCGTCAACGTCACGGTGCCCGCCGTCGGCCCCGAGCGCGCGCACGAGATCGTCACGCGATCCGGCGGGTGCACGACGGCGAAGGTCAAGGTGGCCGAGCGCGGCCAGTCCCTGCGGGAGGCCCAGGCCCGGCTGGAGGCGGTGCGGGACGCCCTGGGTCCCGCCGGCCGCATCCGCATCGACGCCAACGCCGGCTGGGACCTTGAGGAGGCGCTCGCTGCGCTGGCGGTGCTGGACCGCGCCGCCGGTGGCCTGGAGTACGTGGAGCAGCCGTGCCCGAGCGTGGCGGACCTCGCCCACGTGCGCCGCGCGCAGCACGTGCCGGTGGCCGCGGACGAATCCATCCGCCGCGCCGAGGACCCGCTCGCGGTCAAGCGCGCCGAGGCCGCCGACATCGTGGTGCTCAAGGTCCAGCCGCTCGGCGGCGTCCGGGCCTGCCTCGACCTCGCCGAGCAGGTGGAGCTCCCGGTGGTGGTCAGCTCGGCGCTGGAGTCCTCCTTCGGGATCGCCGCGGGGCTGGCGCTGGCCGCCGCGCTGCCCGAACTGCCGCACGCGTGCGGGCTCGCCACCGTGCACCTGTTCGAGCGGGACGCCGCGACCACCCCGCTGCTGCCGACCGACGGAACCCTCCCGGTGCTGGGTGCGGGCGACCTCACGCCGCGCGAGGGCCTCGCCGGGAGCGTGGACCCCGATGGGCATCACCCCGGAGAGGTCGACCCCGCGCTGCGCCGCGCCTGGCTCACCCGGCTGCAGGAGGTCCGCGCGCTGGCGGGTGAGGGCCGTGGGTGA
- the resB gene encoding cytochrome c biogenesis protein ResB → MRYRPEGLVQDPDAEDGPPGPREDAATAAPARFGLRAWLRWVWRQLTSMRVALLLLLLLAVVAIPGSFIPQRDQAPEGVAQYYADYPDLAPIMDRFSLFDVYASPWFAAVYLLLFISLVGCIVPRAVDHARALRTPPPKAPRRFTRFDNHAAFVSPLGAPQAADAVTGALRGYRIRREEAEGVTTLSAEKGYLREAGNITFHLALVGLLLSVLYGSLVHYRGQVIVVEGDTFANSRLAYDSFDSGVWYADGDLDPFRMTLEEFTAEFTDAGRAVDFQADVTVTEDGESRAEVIRLNAPLRVGGAAVSLQGNGYAPQVTVRDGNGELAFSGAVPFVPEDDIGYTSRGVIKVPDTTTDYQVGLNGWFLPTGVVDGDQAFSLSPDPENPMLVLDVWYGDLGLDLGVPQNVYELDTTAMTQVTEEVEGGQEPVRVIVTLGETVDLPEGLGSITFEAVPRFAGFDLRYDPTLGWVLAFALLALAGLCASLFLPRRRVFARIGTDGQGRTVVTAAALARNDDPGLGRELERVLAPVRPAPEQAVEQVQEHQDDGGAPARKDV, encoded by the coding sequence ATGCGGTACCGACCCGAGGGCCTGGTCCAGGACCCCGACGCCGAGGACGGCCCACCCGGGCCCCGCGAGGACGCCGCGACGGCGGCGCCCGCCCGCTTCGGCCTGCGCGCCTGGCTGCGGTGGGTGTGGCGTCAGCTCACCTCCATGCGGGTGGCTCTGCTCCTCCTGCTGCTGCTCGCCGTGGTGGCCATCCCCGGCTCCTTCATCCCGCAGCGGGACCAGGCCCCCGAGGGCGTCGCGCAGTACTACGCCGACTACCCCGACCTCGCGCCGATCATGGATCGGTTCTCGCTGTTCGACGTCTACGCCTCGCCGTGGTTCGCAGCCGTCTACCTTCTGCTGTTCATCAGCCTCGTGGGGTGCATCGTGCCCCGCGCCGTGGATCACGCCCGGGCGCTGCGCACACCACCGCCAAAGGCCCCGCGCCGATTCACGCGGTTCGACAACCACGCCGCGTTCGTCAGCCCGCTCGGGGCGCCGCAGGCCGCCGACGCGGTCACCGGGGCGCTGCGCGGCTACCGGATCCGCCGCGAGGAGGCCGAGGGCGTCACCACCCTCTCGGCCGAGAAGGGGTACCTGCGCGAGGCGGGGAACATCACCTTCCACCTCGCCCTGGTGGGCCTGCTGCTCTCGGTGCTGTACGGCTCCCTCGTGCACTACCGCGGTCAGGTGATCGTGGTCGAGGGCGACACGTTCGCCAACTCCCGCCTCGCCTACGACTCCTTCGACTCGGGCGTCTGGTACGCCGACGGCGACCTCGACCCCTTCCGGATGACGCTGGAGGAGTTCACCGCGGAGTTCACCGACGCCGGCCGCGCGGTGGACTTCCAGGCGGATGTGACCGTGACCGAGGACGGCGAATCGCGCGCGGAGGTCATCCGGCTGAACGCCCCGCTGCGCGTGGGCGGCGCGGCCGTGTCCCTGCAGGGCAACGGGTACGCGCCCCAGGTGACCGTGCGTGACGGCAACGGCGAACTCGCCTTCTCCGGGGCGGTGCCGTTCGTGCCCGAGGACGACATCGGTTACACCTCCCGCGGTGTGATCAAGGTCCCGGACACCACCACCGACTACCAGGTCGGGCTCAACGGCTGGTTCCTGCCCACCGGCGTGGTGGACGGCGACCAGGCCTTCTCGCTCTCCCCGGACCCCGAGAACCCGATGCTCGTGCTGGACGTCTGGTACGGCGACCTCGGCCTCGACCTCGGGGTGCCGCAGAACGTCTACGAGCTCGACACCACGGCCATGACCCAGGTCACCGAGGAGGTCGAGGGCGGGCAGGAGCCGGTGCGCGTCATCGTCACCCTCGGCGAGACGGTCGACCTGCCCGAGGGCCTGGGCAGCATCACCTTCGAGGCGGTGCCGCGCTTCGCGGGCTTCGATCTGCGCTACGACCCGACACTCGGCTGGGTGCTGGCGTTCGCGCTGCTCGCGCTGGCGGGGCTGTGCGCCTCCCTGTTCCTGCCCCGACGGCGGGTCTTCGCCCGCATCGGCACCGACGGGCAGGGCCGTACAGTGGTGACGGCGGCGGCCCTCGCCCGCAACGACGACCCCGGACTCGGGCGCGAGTTGGAGCGGGTGCTGGCGCCGGTACGGCCCGCACCTGAGCAGGCGGTTGAGCAGGTTCAGGAGCACCAGGACGACGGCGGAGCCCCCGCCCGGAAGGACGTGTGA